In Camelus dromedarius isolate mCamDro1 chromosome 28, mCamDro1.pat, whole genome shotgun sequence, a genomic segment contains:
- the ZNF407 gene encoding zinc finger protein 407 isoform X3, with translation MDTEKKPENEEDDNGNKEAKDSRTISSHDVDLGPVSDVIADSSVNSTSKRGFSESSDFGSVIVEENGNKHASKRMKLAEVEPLKSGEQGTAGSESSESAGPERGVPLEETRTEALLGDSDGGTCLPSAFVPPCDLSAVDAVPMETGAGKKSAQEVVLLHPGRESPLPLKEISVSCTLGSTDTVLKCGACSHLFSSCSDVETHTECPAGPPGEHACGHCSHRAESGAALQVPVAQTHGLQKIFSCELCGFQCVEENLLNAHYLGKTHLRRQNLVARGGFVQILTKQPFPKKPCPMGTKNVRTKPRASKPLAKNSESKGLRNAESKCKDFTGTISKHGGGSSELLVEMVPSGDSPSEKVDFVEENVTSLSTAQNPDNKSEKLGALVTSESLLDKLESTRNSPQAAHGVGAALRLRPERNFLVLGSGFRRRGGTFSLKGQAKKRFGLLGINKRGSNETQSLYMRHFRKQVKTSEAESMPQHVETSGSVHGPCVTSSETQDPKQDRRNSHLLCSLDSLTVRPAPDHQVLCACADCGHTATDRTELEIHGEKCQAGETCGLSSASGRDLDGHVHGHPHPQTASGLSCQCCPSLPVSEEDLREPAKEKRSPGLLCAPRDLFFVSEKDVDEHRTTEKHIHLSAQPKTSQSLSTDLALQTFPLSTSESENTKDSVSEPGKAAQEEPVKSRVSPGNEVRHSSRPQFQCKKCFYKTRSSTVLTRHIKLRHGQDYHFLCKACNLYSLSKEGMEKHIKRSKHLENAKKNNIGLSFEECIERVCIGANDRKEEANIPGGGRAAGHGEGTHLAERSGLEQSVLPAPELPQSGVIAKEGELALATTPKRGRPKGNISRTCSHCGLLASSITNLTVHIRRKHSHQYSYLCKVCKYYTVTKGDMERHCATKKHKGRVEIEASGKQSSDVVVGPEGGDLEASRKNAGSAVSGEPANRSAEAAPSTSEKPGLEHGNPAEVKADSVFHSLDGDANSHLEKKEQVSPEPEDLPHQGGAYAQGDVTGTGDNKCIHCEFNAHSSASLELHVKRKHTKEFTFYCMACDYYAVTRREMTRHAATEKHKMKRQSYLSSSSAEAAAAEMSRDTIIPEELHEQNAEEFQIIPHQSSETLKSKSGADCSVLEENANLDVSKVLCAPDSVEIETEEESSLSEDHSFCETLRQPLAKDKVLRPEEMVSLISSNDGSPAKFPNENSGNSALNYETAKRTHNVLSDVGNPHAHGQGDGGRGGEKAENALGRRACPGALDGERAAESASGRVAGGRLPLRSGGQDGAGSLQSPGDLRDVPEGPVLENKESLMSSQHETKIILEEDGLVSDSTVENNDVYETIISIDEKGQAVYSSGRFDSSIIKIKNPEDELLDQSEEALVAAGVRISELPLKDCAQGGKKKKSEGSSFAESTRIRCDDCGFLADGLSGLNVHIAMKHPTKEKHFHCLLCGKSFYTESNLHQHLASAGHMRNEQASVEELPEGGATFKCVKCTEPFDSEQNLFLHIKGQHEELLREVNKYIVEDTEQINREREENQGNVCKYCGKMCRSSNSMAFLAHIRTHTGSKPFKCKICHFATAQLGDARNHVKRHLGMREYKCHVCGVAFVMKKHLNTHLLGKHGVGTPKERPKRTLTHLKQVRSIYSHHLLVTSFRCHLLLLPE, from the exons ATGGATACAGAGAAGAAACCGGAGAACGAGGAGGATGACAATGGCAATAAAGAAGCAAAGGACTCGAGAACTATCTCATCCCATGACGTAGACCTTGGGCCTGTATCTGATGTGATAGCAGATTCCTCTGTGAATTCCACAAGCAAAAGAGGTTTTTCAGAGTCTTCAGACTTTGGCAGTGTCATTGtggaggaaaatggaaataaacatgcTTCCAAACGGATGAAATTAGCTGAGGTAGAGCCCCTGAAGTCTGGAGAGCAGGGCACTGCTGGGTCAGAAAGTTCCGAGAGCGCAGGCCCAGAGCGGGGTGTCCCGCTGGAGGAGACCAGGACGGAGGCCCTCCTGGGTGACTCAGACGGAGGCACGTGTCTTCCTAGTGCTTTTGTTCCTCCTTGCGACTTGAGTGCCGTGGATGCTGTTCCTATGGAGACGGGCGCTGGAAAAAAGTCTGCTCAGGAAGTGGTTCTCCTCCATCCAGGGAGAGAGTCTCCCTTGCCTCTGAAGGAGATTAGCGTCAGCTGTACCCTCGGGAGCACGGACACAGTTCTCAAGTGCGGGGCCTGCAGTCATTTGTTTTCCTCCTGCTCCGATGTGGAGACGCACACCGAGTGCCCGGCGGGGCCACCTGGGGAGCACGCCTGCGGCCACTGCAGCCACAGGGCAGAGAGCGGCGCGGCCTTGCAGGTGCCCGTCGCACAGACACATGGGCTGCAGAAGATCTTCTCTTGTGAGCTTTGTGGCTTCCAGTGTGTGGAAGAAAACCTGTTGAACGCACATTATCTCGGTAAAACACACCTCCGGCGTCAGAATCTTGTGGCTCGTGGAGGGTTTGTACAGATCTTAACCAAGCAACCTTTTCCTAAGAAGCCATGTCCCATGGGAACAAAAAACGTTCGCACAAAACCGAGAGCCTCTAAACCACTAGCAAAGAATAGCGAGTCAAAAGGATTACGAAATGCTGAAAGCAAATGTAAAGATTTCACAGGAACCATTTCTAAACATGGGGGAGGTAGCAGCGAGCTGCTGGTTGAAATGGTGCCGTCAGGGGACAGTCCGTCAGAAAAAGTAGACTTTGTTGAAGAAAATGTAACCTCGCTGAGCACAGCTCAAAATCCTGACAACAAGAGTGAAAAGTTAGGAGCTTTAGTCACCTCGGAGAGTCTCCTCGATAAATTGGAATCCACCAGAAACAGCCCCCAGGCAGCCCATGGTGTGGGTGCGGCCTTGAGACTGAGACCTGAGCGGAACTTCCTCGTTTTGGGCAGTGGCTTCCGACGACGCGGTGGCACTTTCAGCCTAAAGGGCCAGGCAAAGAAAAGGTTCGGTCTTCTAGGAATTAATAAAAGGGGAAGTAATGAGACACAGAGTCTGTACATGAGACACTTTAGAAAGCAGGTGAAAACAAGTGAGGCCGAGTCGATGCCTCAGCACGTGGAAACCAGTGGCAGCGTCCACGGTCCGTGCGTGACGTCCTCAGAAACCCAGGACCCGAAGCAGGACAGGAGGAACTCCCACCTCCTGTGCTCCTTGGACTCTCTGACGGTGAGGCCAGCCCCTGACCATCAGGTGTTGTGTGCTTGTGCAGACTGTGGTCACACAGCCACAGACAGGACAGAGCTGGAAATCCACGGGGAAAAGTGCCAAGCAGGGGAGACCTGTGGCTTGTCCAGCGCGTCCGGGAGGGACTTGGATGGGCACGTGCACGGTCACCCGCACCCGCAGACGGCCTCCGGCCTCAGTTGTCAGTGCTGTCCGTCTCTCCCCGTGAGTGAGGAGGACCTGAGGGAGCCCGCGAAGGAGAAGCGCAGTCCGGGTCTCCTCTGCGCTCCCCGTGACCTGTTCTTTGTGTCCGAGAAGGACGTGGACGAGCACCGGACGACCGAGAAGCATATCCACTTGTCGGCTCAACCAAAGACTTCTCAGTCACTCAGCACTGACTTGGCTTTACAGACTTTCCCTTTAAGTACTTCAGAATCAGAAAACACAAAAGATTCTGTGAGTGAGCCAGGAAAAGCAGCTCAGGAAGAGCCAGTCAAGTCCAGGGTCAGCCCTGGAAATGAAGTAAGGCATTCGAGTAGGCCTCAGTTTCAGTGTAAGAAGTGTTTTTATAAAACCAGGTCTTCCACTGTCCTCACGAGACACATCAAGCTCCGGCATGGGCAGGACTACCACTTTCTTTGTAAAGCCTGTAATCTTTACTCGTTGAGCAAAGAAGGAATGGAGAAACACATTAAGAGGAGCAAACATCTTgaaaatgctaagaaaaataatattggcTTAAGCTTTGAAGAATGTATTGAAAGGGTCTGCATAGGTGCAaatgacaggaaggaagaggcgAACATTCCCGGAGGTGGAAGGGCAGCTGGCCACGGAGAGGGCACGCACTTAGCAGAGCGCTCCGGTCTTGAGCAGAGCGTTCTGCCTGCCCCGGAGCTGCCACAGTCTGGTGTCATCGCCAAAGAGGGTGAATTAGCTTTGGCCACTACTCCAAAGAGAGGGAGACCTAAAGGTAACATCTCACGGACCTGTTCGCACTGCGGCCTTTTGGCCTCGAGTATTACAAACTTGACCGTGCACATTAGACGAAAACACAGTCACCAATACAGTTATTTATGCAAAGTGTGTAAGTATTATACCGTGACTAAGGGAGATATGGAGCGTCACTGTGCCACCAAGAAGCATAAAGGCCGTGTAGAAATAGAAGCAAgtggaaaacaaagttcagatGTCGTTGTTGGCCCTGAAGGGGGTGACCTTGAGGCCAGTAGGAAGAACGCTGGTTCAGCAGTTTCAGGTGAGCCTGCTAACAGGTCGGCTGAAGCAGCTCCCTCCACGTCGGAAAAGCCAGGACTGGAGCACGGGAATCCAGCTGAAGTCAAAGCTGACAGTGTGTTTCATTCTCTAGATGGGGACGCTAACAGTCacctggagaaaaaggaacaggtCTCTCCAGAACCAGAGGACCTTCCCCACCAGGGGGGTGCATACGCCCAGGGCGACGTCACGGGTACAGGTGATAACAAGTGTATACACTGTGAGTTTAACGCTCACTCTTCTGCTTCCCTAGAACTGCACGTAAAACGGAAACACACGAAAGAGTTCACGTTTTACTGCATGGCGTGTGATTACTACGCCGTGACTCGTCGAGAGATGACGAGGCACGCGGCGACCGAAAAGCACAAGATGAAGAGGCAGTCCTACCTGAGCTCTTCCAGCGCGGAAGCCGCTGCCGCAGAGATGTCCAGAGACACCATCATACCCGAGGAGCTGCATGAACAAAATGctgaagaatttcaaataattccACACCAATCCTCTGAAACTCTCAAATCGAAAAGTGGTGCCGATTGTTCTGTTCTAGAGGAGAATGCTAATCTAGATGTGTCTAAAGTGCTCTGTGCTCCTGACTCTGTAGAAATTGAGACTGAGGAAGAATCCAGTCTCAGTGAAGATCACTCCTTCTGTGAAACTCTCCGCCAGCCCCTTGCCAAGGATAAAGTTCTGAGACCCGAGGAGATGGTTTCCCTTATTTCCTCTAATGATGGCTCCCCAGCCAAATTTCCGAATGAAAATTCAGGAAACTCGGCATTGAATTATGAGACAGCAAAGAGAACGCACAATGTGTTGAGTGATGTCGGCAATCCACACGCACACGGCCAGGGTGACGGAGGACGCGgaggagaaaaggcagagaacGCCCTTGGCCGGCGTGCATGTCCCGGGGCGCTGGATGGAGAGCGGGCGGCCGAAAGCGCCTCGGGGAGAGTGGCCGGAGGACGGCTGCCCCTGCGGAGCGGTGGTCAGGATGGAGCTGGAAGCCTGCAGAGTCCAGGGGATTTGAGAGATGTCCCTGAAGGCCCCGTTCTGGAGAATAAGGAGAGTCTGATGAGTTCCCAGCatgaaactaaaattattttggaagagGATGGTCTGGTTTCTGATAGCACCGTTGAAAATAATGATGTTTATGAAACTATAATCAGCATTGATGAGAAAGGACAGGCCGTGTACAGTTCTGGCCGGTTTGACtcttccataataaaaataaagaacccTGAAGACGAACTGTTAGACCAGTCTGAAGAAGCCTTGGTAGCAGCAGGAGTGAGAATTAGTGAGCTGCCCTTAAAGGACTGTGCTCAAGGTGGGAAAAAGAAGAAGTCTGAAGGCAGTTCCTTTGCTGAATCCACACGGATTCGCTGTGATGACTGCGGCTTCTTAGCTGATGGTTTGAGCGGACTGAACGTCCACATAGCCATGAAGCATCCGACGAAAGAGAAACACTTCCATTGTTTACTGTGTGGAAAATCATTCTACACGGAGAGCAACCTCCACCAGCATCTGGCCAGTGCTGGTCACATGAGAAATGAGCAGGCCAGCGTGGAGGAGCTTCCCGAGGGCGGGGCCACCTTTAAATGTGTCAAGTGTACAGAGCCCTTTGATTCCGAACAGAATTTATTTCTGCACATTAAAGGGCAGCATGAGGAACTGCTGCGGGAGGTGAACAAGTACATAGTGGAAGACACTGAGCAAATCAACCGCGAGAGAGAAGAGAACCAGGGAAACGTGTGCAAGTACTGTGGGAAGATGTGTCGCAGCAGCAACTCGATGGCCTTTCTAGCACACATTCGCACTCACACAG GATCAAAACCATTCAAGTGCAAGATATGCCATTTTGCAACAGCTCAGCTTGGCGATGCCAGAAACCATGTCAAAAGGCACCTTGGGATGAGGGAATACAAGTGTCACGTCTGTGG
- the ZNF407 gene encoding zinc finger protein 407 isoform X4, with the protein MDTEKKPENEEDDNGNKEAKDSRTISSHDVDLGPVSDVIADSSVNSTSKRGFSESSDFGSVIVEENGNKHASKRMKLAEVEPLKSGEQGTAGSESSESAGPERGVPLEETRTEALLGDSDGGTCLPSAFVPPCDLSAVDAVPMETGAGKKSAQEVVLLHPGRESPLPLKEISVSCTLGSTDTVLKCGACSHLFSSCSDVETHTECPAGPPGEHACGHCSHRAESGAALQVPVAQTHGLQKIFSCELCGFQCVEENLLNAHYLGKTHLRRQNLVARGGFVQILTKQPFPKKPCPMGTKNVRTKPRASKPLAKNSESKGLRNAESKCKDFTGTISKHGGGSSELLVEMVPSGDSPSEKVDFVEENVTSLSTAQNPDNKSEKLGALVTSESLLDKLESTRNSPQAAHGVGAALRLRPERNFLVLGSGFRRRGGTFSLKGQAKKRFGLLGINKRGSNETQSLYMRHFRKQVKTSEAESMPQHVETSGSVHGPCVTSSETQDPKQDRRNSHLLCSLDSLTVRPAPDHQVLCACADCGHTATDRTELEIHGEKCQAGETCGLSSASGRDLDGHVHGHPHPQTASGLSCQCCPSLPVSEEDLREPAKEKRSPGLLCAPRDLFFVSEKDVDEHRTTEKHIHLSAQPKTSQSLSTDLALQTFPLSTSESENTKDSVSEPGKAAQEEPVKSRVSPGNEVRHSSRPQFQCKKCFYKTRSSTVLTRHIKLRHGQDYHFLCKACNLYSLSKEGMEKHIKRSKHLENAKKNNIGLSFEECIERVCIGANDRKEEANIPGGGRAAGHGEGTHLAERSGLEQSVLPAPELPQSGVIAKEGELALATTPKRGRPKGNISRTCSHCGLLASSITNLTVHIRRKHSHQYSYLCKVCKYYTVTKGDMERHCATKKHKGRVEIEASGKQSSDVVVGPEGGDLEASRKNAGSAVSGEPANRSAEAAPSTSEKPGLEHGNPAEVKADSVFHSLDGDANSHLEKKEQVSPEPEDLPHQGGAYAQGDVTGTGDNKCIHCEFNAHSSASLELHVKRKHTKEFTFYCMACDYYAVTRREMTRHAATEKHKMKRQSYLSSSSAEAAAAEMSRDTIIPEELHEQNAEEFQIIPHQSSETLKSKSGADCSVLEENANLDVSKVLCAPDSVEIETEEESSLSEDHSFCETLRQPLAKDKVLRPEEMVSLISSNDGSPAKFPNENSGNSALNYETAKRTHNVLSDVGNPHAHGQGDGGRGGEKAENALGRRACPGALDGERAAESASGRVAGGRLPLRSGGQDGAGSLQSPGDLRDVPEGPVLENKESLMSSQHETKIILEEDGLVSDSTVENNDVYETIISIDEKGQAVYSSGRFDSSIIKIKNPEDELLDQSEEALVAAGVRISELPLKDCAQGGKKKKSEGSSFAESTRIRCDDCGFLADGLSGLNVHIAMKHPTKEKHFHCLLCGKSFYTESNLHQHLASAGHMRNEQASVEELPEGGATFKCVKCTEPFDSEQNLFLHIKGQHEELLREVNKYIVEDTEQINREREENQGNVCKYCGKMCRSSNSMAFLAHIRTHTGSKPFKCKICHFATAQLGDARNHVKRHLGMREYKCHVCGVAFVMKKHLNTHLLGKHGVGTPKERTSSHFRTAILEFLISTQKP; encoded by the exons ATGGATACAGAGAAGAAACCGGAGAACGAGGAGGATGACAATGGCAATAAAGAAGCAAAGGACTCGAGAACTATCTCATCCCATGACGTAGACCTTGGGCCTGTATCTGATGTGATAGCAGATTCCTCTGTGAATTCCACAAGCAAAAGAGGTTTTTCAGAGTCTTCAGACTTTGGCAGTGTCATTGtggaggaaaatggaaataaacatgcTTCCAAACGGATGAAATTAGCTGAGGTAGAGCCCCTGAAGTCTGGAGAGCAGGGCACTGCTGGGTCAGAAAGTTCCGAGAGCGCAGGCCCAGAGCGGGGTGTCCCGCTGGAGGAGACCAGGACGGAGGCCCTCCTGGGTGACTCAGACGGAGGCACGTGTCTTCCTAGTGCTTTTGTTCCTCCTTGCGACTTGAGTGCCGTGGATGCTGTTCCTATGGAGACGGGCGCTGGAAAAAAGTCTGCTCAGGAAGTGGTTCTCCTCCATCCAGGGAGAGAGTCTCCCTTGCCTCTGAAGGAGATTAGCGTCAGCTGTACCCTCGGGAGCACGGACACAGTTCTCAAGTGCGGGGCCTGCAGTCATTTGTTTTCCTCCTGCTCCGATGTGGAGACGCACACCGAGTGCCCGGCGGGGCCACCTGGGGAGCACGCCTGCGGCCACTGCAGCCACAGGGCAGAGAGCGGCGCGGCCTTGCAGGTGCCCGTCGCACAGACACATGGGCTGCAGAAGATCTTCTCTTGTGAGCTTTGTGGCTTCCAGTGTGTGGAAGAAAACCTGTTGAACGCACATTATCTCGGTAAAACACACCTCCGGCGTCAGAATCTTGTGGCTCGTGGAGGGTTTGTACAGATCTTAACCAAGCAACCTTTTCCTAAGAAGCCATGTCCCATGGGAACAAAAAACGTTCGCACAAAACCGAGAGCCTCTAAACCACTAGCAAAGAATAGCGAGTCAAAAGGATTACGAAATGCTGAAAGCAAATGTAAAGATTTCACAGGAACCATTTCTAAACATGGGGGAGGTAGCAGCGAGCTGCTGGTTGAAATGGTGCCGTCAGGGGACAGTCCGTCAGAAAAAGTAGACTTTGTTGAAGAAAATGTAACCTCGCTGAGCACAGCTCAAAATCCTGACAACAAGAGTGAAAAGTTAGGAGCTTTAGTCACCTCGGAGAGTCTCCTCGATAAATTGGAATCCACCAGAAACAGCCCCCAGGCAGCCCATGGTGTGGGTGCGGCCTTGAGACTGAGACCTGAGCGGAACTTCCTCGTTTTGGGCAGTGGCTTCCGACGACGCGGTGGCACTTTCAGCCTAAAGGGCCAGGCAAAGAAAAGGTTCGGTCTTCTAGGAATTAATAAAAGGGGAAGTAATGAGACACAGAGTCTGTACATGAGACACTTTAGAAAGCAGGTGAAAACAAGTGAGGCCGAGTCGATGCCTCAGCACGTGGAAACCAGTGGCAGCGTCCACGGTCCGTGCGTGACGTCCTCAGAAACCCAGGACCCGAAGCAGGACAGGAGGAACTCCCACCTCCTGTGCTCCTTGGACTCTCTGACGGTGAGGCCAGCCCCTGACCATCAGGTGTTGTGTGCTTGTGCAGACTGTGGTCACACAGCCACAGACAGGACAGAGCTGGAAATCCACGGGGAAAAGTGCCAAGCAGGGGAGACCTGTGGCTTGTCCAGCGCGTCCGGGAGGGACTTGGATGGGCACGTGCACGGTCACCCGCACCCGCAGACGGCCTCCGGCCTCAGTTGTCAGTGCTGTCCGTCTCTCCCCGTGAGTGAGGAGGACCTGAGGGAGCCCGCGAAGGAGAAGCGCAGTCCGGGTCTCCTCTGCGCTCCCCGTGACCTGTTCTTTGTGTCCGAGAAGGACGTGGACGAGCACCGGACGACCGAGAAGCATATCCACTTGTCGGCTCAACCAAAGACTTCTCAGTCACTCAGCACTGACTTGGCTTTACAGACTTTCCCTTTAAGTACTTCAGAATCAGAAAACACAAAAGATTCTGTGAGTGAGCCAGGAAAAGCAGCTCAGGAAGAGCCAGTCAAGTCCAGGGTCAGCCCTGGAAATGAAGTAAGGCATTCGAGTAGGCCTCAGTTTCAGTGTAAGAAGTGTTTTTATAAAACCAGGTCTTCCACTGTCCTCACGAGACACATCAAGCTCCGGCATGGGCAGGACTACCACTTTCTTTGTAAAGCCTGTAATCTTTACTCGTTGAGCAAAGAAGGAATGGAGAAACACATTAAGAGGAGCAAACATCTTgaaaatgctaagaaaaataatattggcTTAAGCTTTGAAGAATGTATTGAAAGGGTCTGCATAGGTGCAaatgacaggaaggaagaggcgAACATTCCCGGAGGTGGAAGGGCAGCTGGCCACGGAGAGGGCACGCACTTAGCAGAGCGCTCCGGTCTTGAGCAGAGCGTTCTGCCTGCCCCGGAGCTGCCACAGTCTGGTGTCATCGCCAAAGAGGGTGAATTAGCTTTGGCCACTACTCCAAAGAGAGGGAGACCTAAAGGTAACATCTCACGGACCTGTTCGCACTGCGGCCTTTTGGCCTCGAGTATTACAAACTTGACCGTGCACATTAGACGAAAACACAGTCACCAATACAGTTATTTATGCAAAGTGTGTAAGTATTATACCGTGACTAAGGGAGATATGGAGCGTCACTGTGCCACCAAGAAGCATAAAGGCCGTGTAGAAATAGAAGCAAgtggaaaacaaagttcagatGTCGTTGTTGGCCCTGAAGGGGGTGACCTTGAGGCCAGTAGGAAGAACGCTGGTTCAGCAGTTTCAGGTGAGCCTGCTAACAGGTCGGCTGAAGCAGCTCCCTCCACGTCGGAAAAGCCAGGACTGGAGCACGGGAATCCAGCTGAAGTCAAAGCTGACAGTGTGTTTCATTCTCTAGATGGGGACGCTAACAGTCacctggagaaaaaggaacaggtCTCTCCAGAACCAGAGGACCTTCCCCACCAGGGGGGTGCATACGCCCAGGGCGACGTCACGGGTACAGGTGATAACAAGTGTATACACTGTGAGTTTAACGCTCACTCTTCTGCTTCCCTAGAACTGCACGTAAAACGGAAACACACGAAAGAGTTCACGTTTTACTGCATGGCGTGTGATTACTACGCCGTGACTCGTCGAGAGATGACGAGGCACGCGGCGACCGAAAAGCACAAGATGAAGAGGCAGTCCTACCTGAGCTCTTCCAGCGCGGAAGCCGCTGCCGCAGAGATGTCCAGAGACACCATCATACCCGAGGAGCTGCATGAACAAAATGctgaagaatttcaaataattccACACCAATCCTCTGAAACTCTCAAATCGAAAAGTGGTGCCGATTGTTCTGTTCTAGAGGAGAATGCTAATCTAGATGTGTCTAAAGTGCTCTGTGCTCCTGACTCTGTAGAAATTGAGACTGAGGAAGAATCCAGTCTCAGTGAAGATCACTCCTTCTGTGAAACTCTCCGCCAGCCCCTTGCCAAGGATAAAGTTCTGAGACCCGAGGAGATGGTTTCCCTTATTTCCTCTAATGATGGCTCCCCAGCCAAATTTCCGAATGAAAATTCAGGAAACTCGGCATTGAATTATGAGACAGCAAAGAGAACGCACAATGTGTTGAGTGATGTCGGCAATCCACACGCACACGGCCAGGGTGACGGAGGACGCGgaggagaaaaggcagagaacGCCCTTGGCCGGCGTGCATGTCCCGGGGCGCTGGATGGAGAGCGGGCGGCCGAAAGCGCCTCGGGGAGAGTGGCCGGAGGACGGCTGCCCCTGCGGAGCGGTGGTCAGGATGGAGCTGGAAGCCTGCAGAGTCCAGGGGATTTGAGAGATGTCCCTGAAGGCCCCGTTCTGGAGAATAAGGAGAGTCTGATGAGTTCCCAGCatgaaactaaaattattttggaagagGATGGTCTGGTTTCTGATAGCACCGTTGAAAATAATGATGTTTATGAAACTATAATCAGCATTGATGAGAAAGGACAGGCCGTGTACAGTTCTGGCCGGTTTGACtcttccataataaaaataaagaacccTGAAGACGAACTGTTAGACCAGTCTGAAGAAGCCTTGGTAGCAGCAGGAGTGAGAATTAGTGAGCTGCCCTTAAAGGACTGTGCTCAAGGTGGGAAAAAGAAGAAGTCTGAAGGCAGTTCCTTTGCTGAATCCACACGGATTCGCTGTGATGACTGCGGCTTCTTAGCTGATGGTTTGAGCGGACTGAACGTCCACATAGCCATGAAGCATCCGACGAAAGAGAAACACTTCCATTGTTTACTGTGTGGAAAATCATTCTACACGGAGAGCAACCTCCACCAGCATCTGGCCAGTGCTGGTCACATGAGAAATGAGCAGGCCAGCGTGGAGGAGCTTCCCGAGGGCGGGGCCACCTTTAAATGTGTCAAGTGTACAGAGCCCTTTGATTCCGAACAGAATTTATTTCTGCACATTAAAGGGCAGCATGAGGAACTGCTGCGGGAGGTGAACAAGTACATAGTGGAAGACACTGAGCAAATCAACCGCGAGAGAGAAGAGAACCAGGGAAACGTGTGCAAGTACTGTGGGAAGATGTGTCGCAGCAGCAACTCGATGGCCTTTCTAGCACACATTCGCACTCACACAG GATCAAAACCATTCAAGTGCAAGATATGCCATTTTGCAACAGCTCAGCTTGGCGATGCCAGAAACCATGTCAAAAGGCACCTTGGGATGAGGGAATACAAGTGTCACGTCTGTGG